The Tenebrio molitor chromosome 5, icTenMoli1.1, whole genome shotgun sequence genome segment GAAGAAGATCCGCTCGTTCGATGTTATTTCCAAGCCGCTCAAAGCCATGTACTACAGTGCCCTCCAAATCCTACCCGAGAACAGCATCTGGTCGATGAAAGGGGACAAGAGCGCCAGGCAGCTCCTCTTCTTGGAGAGTAGTCCCAACTTTTGCCTCACCACCGCGAACAGACCCTGCAACAGTACAGAGAACTGCGCCACCCTGTGCTGCGGGAGAGGCACCTCACCTACCCGACACAGATCGTGGTAGATTCGAAGTGTAACTGTAAATGGCGCAAGCAACACTTTGACGTCCAGTTTACTTTTTTGGTCATTTCTGATCGAatccttttttattttgttcattcattcCTGAGTGATCAAGAAATAAGTTCGGCACTTCCTGTCCTTCATCGGACAAACGTCACACCTTAACATCATTTCCGTTTCCACCATATTCGTCGTAGTCTGTCTAAACACAAATTAACATATCTTCCAGGTCGACTTCGCTGAAATCCCAGCGAAAGAAACCCTTCGCAGCGCTGGTTTTTTCCAACACCAACAACCTCACCCCATCCGACAAGAAGTCGTGCCAGTGGTTGAGCCGTCTCAAGCACCAAAGCAAGATATGTTGGAAACGAAGAGGCCTTCCGGAGGTCTTGCTCAACGCCAGGAACCTGTCCATCACGCACTGTCAATCCCAATTCGAGTAAGTACCATTCTGGGCCACCCTCAAGAGTAAAGAGTCCTTCCAGGTTCGATCAATGGAACTGTTCGAAGCGCGGGTTCTTCTTGAAGAAGATCTACCGCGAGACAGCCTTGATGTACTCGATGGCCTCCGCGGCGGTGATGTTCTCCGTGGCTCGGGCGTGTTCTGAAGGCACCCTCGCCGGCTGCCGCTGCGGCGACCACGGCAAACCCCAAAACGCGTCCTGGCAGTGGGCCGGCTGCGGCGACAACTGCAAATTCGCCAAAAAGTTCACCAAGAAATTCTTGCAACTGAAGAAGCGAGGCGACGGACTCAACTCCATCATCAAGTACAACAGCGAGTTGGGGATCAAGGTGGTACTCGAGAACGAGGAGGTTGTCTGCAGGTGCCACGGCGTCTCAGGTTGATAACAACTAACACAAAAGCGATTTCGTTTTGCAATTATTGATTTGAGCAGGTACTTGTACTGTCAGGCTCTGCTGGAAGAAGATCCGCTCGTTCGATGTTATTTCCAAGCAGCTCAAAGCCATGTACTACAGTGCCCTCCAAATCCAGCCCGAGAACAGCATCCGGTCGATGAAAGGGAGCAAGAGCGCAAGGCAGCTCCTCTTCTTGGAGAGTAGTCCCAACTTTTGCCTCACCAATGCGAACAGATCCTGCAACAGTGCAAAGAACTGCGCCACCCTGTGCTGCGGGAGAGGCACCTACCCGACACAGATCGTGGTAGATTCAACGTGTAACTGTAGGTGGCGCAAGCAACACTTCGACGTCCAGTGCGACTACTGCAAATTGAACAGGACGATTTTGAGGTGCAGATGAAGCACCGTcgtaattttaatattgtgATATGTATAAAGCTTTTAGTTTTAATTCGCTGAATACAATTAGCTCTCTAATTCTAGTATTAAACGCGCATTCATATTTATTACGTCGTGTTTGCcgagttttatatttttgcaaGTAACATTGTTAATAAACTTATTTTAAGCACTCTCTCTACATCATTACCCAAAATGGCATTTTCTTTGTTGAGACGCCAACGTTAAAGCGTCGATGATTACAAAACCTTAAAACAAATACAACCACATGTTGTTGATGGACACAATTTATCCAGTTTTAATTTGCTTCAAGAGCAGCGatgttcaaaattttcttttaaccTTTGACACGTCGAAATGATTGGCCACTCCACAACGcccttaaaaaaattatttctgattGGACAGTGCTTTTCACTTTAAATGGACACCCTGGgcaatatttcatttttgcctatATTGAGCTGTCACATTTTCTACTTCACCACATATACCTGTTGGGTTATAAGGGCAATGACAAAGTGTCCATAACAATTTTCGTCGAATTTGATATTGTACTTAATCCGCCGTGGCTCTTCGCTGGCCTAGAATTGCTTCCCAATGGAGCAAAACTGACCACGTGATGAACATCTTCTACGGCTGCAGTTGACATCTGAAACAGTCGTTACTTTTCACGCTGCTCTTTTTCTTCGCAATAAACTTATGTAAGACACAGTTTTCTGAAGTACATTTGATGTTTTAACTTTTCAGGTCGCTTTATCAGCTTTTctaaatgaaaacattttcattttaggTTATTGGTGCGGTCGTGCTTACGAATTGATAGCAATACAGTTTCAGAGCTCATAGTTgttttagtaaaatttactaatttactaaaaatatctattgtcgatacacaaaattattaaataatatttttccacGTCCACAACACTAAATAATGCAGATAATCCACAACGTACGCGTCCAACTcccattaataaataattgtcacTTGTTTACCTATTGTACCTATTGGTTCTGAATCCGACACACCGAAGTTCGAACGTTAGTTAGTAAAATGATTGATTTCTCAACGACACAAACGGTAAAAGTCTCGTTAAGCTTCCTCCTAACTGTTGGACAATGTCTCGGATATTTTCCGACATTCCCGACACACTTCAAGTGGAAATCGTGGAAAGTGTACCACGTGATTTTTATAACGACCAGCGTGGCTCTTTGCAACCTCATAACTTTCATCTGGGCGTTGAAACAACTCGAAAAAGAACTGTCTTTCGCAAAATTCgaatcaatatttcagtgtgtTGCGATTACGACCAATTCGGTTTTGCTCCTTCGCTTGGCCACCAAATGGCCGGACTTGATGAAAGAGTGGAACCGAAATGACAAAATCATGAACAAAATCTACGGCCACCCGAAATACTTGAAGCTGCTCATAACAATAGTGACGATTTTCTTCTTAGTGCTGAGTACTGGTAAGGATTTGGGATTAAAGAGAAAAACAATTGATCAATTTGAGCTTGCAGTCGTTTATTTCCTCCAAAAACTTCTCTGCCTCCATGGAGAGGATCAAGACCAAGAACCTTTATCTGTCAAGCTCTATTACGACAACTGTTTCAATAGAATTTCTTCGATGGTACCGTACCATCCGCTGGTCGCTATCTTCGTGACGATCGTCCAGTTTGAAGCGTACCTGTTGCATTCTTTCACCGACGTTTTCCTGATCGCTTTGAGTGCAATTCTAGCTTTCCGCTTTCACCAAATCGCAGCAAGACTGAAACAGAACCAGCGACAACAATTTGGAATGGTGCGACACAACTCAAAACTTGCACCATCAACCATCAAATTATAGTTGCAGGAGACGGAAGACGcttctttttggaaaaacatCCGAAAGGACTACTGCAGATTGAGCAGTCTTTTGTTCGTTCTAGACGACCACATCTCCTTCTTAATTATCTACTCCTACGGTCTAAACTTTCTCTCGTTGTTGCACTTCTTGACAGAGTTCTTGAGGTGAGTATCGCTACACTCTACTTCTCGTTACAAGTTATTTTCAGGGGAACGGAAACCTCCACAGTTGCAACGATCCACTGTTACTTTAATGCCTTCAGTTTCATATCGAGATTGACTTGTCTGACTTTGTTTTCATCCTGGATCAACGAAGAAAGTCAAGAACCAATCAGAATCTTGAATTCTGTGCCCCCCAATGAATACAGTGCAGAGGTACGACTTGATTTCCAAATTTTCGTTATTCATTGAGTCTTTAGGTGGGACGTCTACTCCTTCAGTTAAGCTTCGACGAAGTGGCTCTCACCGGGTGCAAGATGTTCAAGCTCAACAAGAAGCTGCTCTTGAGCGTAAACCCTACTCAACATCCCCCCacccaaaaaaattagaattatttGTTTCTAGATCGTCAGTGCAATAGTAACTTATGAGCTAATGATCATACAGTACAACAATAGTTACACCTAAGTAACTCACGACTGAAAATATGGTATTGATTGTGGTACCACATGGTTCGTACCAAGTGTTTGCACAGCATGACCAACGTAAATTACTCCACATTATCGGCTTACTAGTGATTTATGTATTTGTTGTTGAACACATTTATTGCTAATTAAATCTCATAAGTAAGTGATTAGATAGGAAAATGATCGAAGTCGTTATACGGTAATCTT includes the following:
- the LOC138130295 gene encoding gustatory receptor 5a for trehalose-like, giving the protein MSRIFSDIPDTLQVEIVESCVAITTNSVLLLRLATKWPDLMKEWNRNDKIMNKIYGHPKYLKLLITIVTIFFLVLSTVVYFLQKLLCLHGEDQDQEPLSVKLYYDNCFNRISSMVPYHPLVAIFVTIVQFEAYLLHSFTDVFLIALSAILAFRFHQIAARLKQNQRQQFGMETEDASFWKNIRKDYCRLSSLLFVLDDHISFLIIYSYGLNFLSLLHFLTEFLRGTETSTVATIHCYFNAFSFISRLTCLTLFSSWINEESQEPIRILNSVPPNEYSAELSFDEVALTGCKMFKLNKKLLLSIVSAIVTYELMIIQYNNSYT
- the LOC138131290 gene encoding protein Wnt-16-like; this translates as MKTIVLILACATASLASPLDVDPLYSWRVAGVVLENEGVVCRCHGVSGTCTVRLCWKKIRSFDVISKPLKAMYYSALQILPENSIWSMKGDKSARQLLFLESSPNFCLTTANRPCNSTENCATLCCGRGTSPTRHRSW
- the LOC138131289 gene encoding protein Wnt-9a-like translates to MYSMASAAVMFSVARACSEGTLAGCRCGDHGKPQNASWQWAGCGDNCKFAKKFTKKFLQLKKRGDGLNSIIKYNSELGIKVVLENEEVVCRCHGVSGTCTVRLCWKKIRSFDVISKQLKAMYYSALQIQPENSIRSMKGSKSARQLLFLESSPNFCLTNANRSCNSAKNCATLCCGRGTYPTQIVVDSTCNCRWRKQHFDVQCDYCKLNRTILRCR